TATTCATTTAAAACCCAGCTTTTGCCATCTGCTCTGATTCAAGATACAACACATCTCAATTCACAATATGACTGCTATGGATAGACTGGATCACGTTAGTAACCAATTGGCCGCCAAGcgccagaagaaaaaccCGGAAGGCAAGCCTTTCCGTATCACCGTGGTGGGCTCCGGCAACTGGGGGTCAACCATCGCAAAAGTGGTCGCTGAGAACGCCAAGGAGCTTCCGGAGGAGTTCCATCAGATCGTGAAAATGTGGGTTTtcgaagaagaagtggGCGGACGTAAGCTGACCGAAATCATCAACACGGATCACGAGAACGTCAGATACCTGCCGGACGTCAAATTGCCTGATAACATTGTTGCCATTCCGGACATTGTTGATGCTTGTGCGGACGCCGACATTATTATTTTTAATATCCCTCACCAGTTCCTGCCAAAGATCCTTGCCCAATTGAAGGGCAAGGTCAACCCAAAAGCACGGGCAATCTCTTGTCTGAAGGGTCTTGAGGTCACCAAGGACGGTTGCAAGTTGCTCTCTAACTATATCACGGAAGAGCTGGGAATTTACTGTGGTGCCCTTTCAGGAGCCAACCTCGCTCCGGAGGTTGCCAGACAAAAGTGGTCAGAGACCACTGTGGCTTACAGAATCCCTGAAGACTTCCGTGGCGAAGGCAAGGATGTCGATCAGAGTGTGATCAGAAACCTTTTCCACCGCCCATACTTCCACGTCAGAGTCGTTGACGACGTTGCTGGTGTGTCTTTGAGTGGAGCTCTGAAGAACGTCATTGCCATGGCCGCCGGCTTCGTCGAGGGACTCGGCTGGGGAGACAATGCCAAGTCTGCTGTGATGCGGATTGGATTGGTCGAGATGATCAAATTTGCCCACATGTTCTTTGATGACTGCCAATCTACCACTTTCACTCACGAGAGTGCTGGTGTTGCCGACATCATCACGACATGCGCCGGAGGCAGAAACGTGCGTGTTGGAAGATACATGGCAGAGCACAAGGTGAGCGGTTTTGAGGCGGAGAAGGTCTTGTTGAACGGCCAGTCCTGTCAGGGACTGCACACCACCAGAGAGGTGTATGAGCTGCTGGCTGCCAAGAATgtgatcgacgagttcccGCTCTTCAAGGCCACGTACCAAATCATTTACGAGGGTCTTCCTATGGAGAAGCTGCCAGAGTTGCTTGAGGCATCTGAGGACTAAAAAAGCTTGGTTGCAATTTTTATACAGTTAGTTCGAAAATAATATAGCTCAAGTGTGCAAaagagaaaataaaaatggGTAAAAAAATGAgttaaaataaaatatataaaTTGTGTTGAGCATGTTTTTCAGACAAATTTGTTCACGCAGCAGAGTCGGGCTCTACTCGGGCATTTTCCCGAAAGTCAATGTGCGCTTGCAATCCACAAAGGCTGCCGCTTCCAAGGGCCAGCTGACGCCTGAGGAATTGGAGCTGGCAAAGAAAATGACCTGGGAACAGTTTTTAACGCTGAGAAAAGAACAGCACCGCATGTCGTTGCTTGGATCCGGTATCTCGAGTTTCCTTGCCGTTGCAATCTCCTGGGGATACGTTTCGCAGATCGAGATTGACCCTACAGAGACCATATTCGGACTAGACACTTTCACCGTTCACATTGGAGGCATTTTGGCGATGGGAGTGCTGGGATTTCTGGTTGGGCCTAGTTTGATTGGCGATCCATTGTTTGCCTTGAAAAACCGCAAGCTCATGGACAGTTTCCGCATCAAGCAAAAGCTGTTTCTCAGGCACATAATCAAGCGGAGAGTTGACGCCTCCAGACAGAGCATGAATAACCCTGTGCCGGACTACTACGGCGAGAAGATCGGGTCGCTCAAGGATTACAGACAATGGCTCAGAGATTGCAACGAGTACAGACGCAAGGCCAGAGAATTCTTGTAGATGGGTGTATGTAGGTAGTGCTTATGTAAAAAGAgtcaagaaaaaacaagCTTTTTAAATAATGTCGAGTGGGTCTAGTTCGAATCTGGAAGACCTATATTTGCAATCGTACTCGTTTACGACGACGGCTGCCATTATTGGCTCTGTTGATAGAAAGGTGTTTGTGCTGTTGAGAGACGGCAGAAGCGTTATTGGCGTGCTGAGAACGTTTGACCAGTTTGCCAACCTTGTCATTCACGACGGCGTGGAACGGATTTATCTGGATGGGTCGCGGTACGGCGAGTCGACGGAACCGCAGATATTCCTTATCAGAGGCGAGAATGTTGTCATGATGGGCGAATTGGACATCgacaaggaggacgagccgCT
This portion of the Ogataea parapolymorpha DL-1 chromosome IV, whole genome shotgun sequence genome encodes:
- a CDS encoding Presequence translocase-associated motor subunit, encoding MFFRQICSRSRVGLYSGIFPKVNVRLQSTKAAASKGQLTPEELELAKKMTWEQFLTLRKEQHRMSLLGSGISSFLAVAISWGYVSQIEIDPTETIFGLDTFTVHIGGILAMGVLGFLVGPSLIGDPLFALKNRKLMDSFRIKQKLFLRHIIKRRVDASRQSMNNPVPDYYGEKIGSLKDYRQWLRDCNEYRRKAREFL
- a CDS encoding Sm-like protein LSm1, with the protein product MSSGSSSNLEDLYLQSYSFTTTAAIIGSVDRKVFVLLRDGRSVIGVLRTFDQFANLVIHDGVERIYLDGSRYGESTEPQIFLIRGENVVMMGELDIDKEDEPLEKLTRIDYGAAFGEWKKAQTEIVERHTIEDKQLRSRGHLTSFLTDEFY
- a CDS encoding Glycerol-3-phosphate dehydrogenase [NAD(+)]: MTAMDRLDHVSNQLAAKRQKKNPEGKPFRITVVGSGNWGSTIAKVVAENAKELPEEFHQIVKMWVFEEEVGGRKLTEIINTDHENVRYLPDVKLPDNIVAIPDIVDACADADIIIFNIPHQFLPKILAQLKGKVNPKARAISCLKGLEVTKDGCKLLSNYITEELGIYCGALSGANLAPEVARQKWSETTVAYRIPEDFRGEGKDVDQSVIRNLFHRPYFHVRVVDDVAGVSLSGALKNVIAMAAGFVEGLGWGDNAKSAVMRIGLVEMIKFAHMFFDDCQSTTFTHESAGVADIITTCAGGRNVRVGRYMAEHKVSGFEAEKVLLNGQSCQGLHTTREVYELLAAKNVIDEFPLFKATYQIIYEGLPMEKLPELLEASED